Sequence from the Sphingomonas suaedae genome:
GTTCCGGTGTCGAGCAAGCCTGCCGAAGTCCGCATGGGCTCGGGCAAGGGCGGTCTCGAATATTGGGCGGCGCGCGTGAAGCCTGGTCGCATCCTGTTCGAGCTGGACGGCGTTCCCGGCCCGCTCGCGGCGGAAGCGTTCGAGCGCGCGGCGATGAAGCTGCCGATCAAGACCAAGGTCGTGGCCCGCCTCGGCGACACGTCGCACCTGGAGGGTTGATAGAAATGACCAAGGCAAGTGATCTGCGCGCGAAGAGCGACGATCAGCTGACCGAAGAGCTGGGCAACCTGAAGCGCGAGGCATTCAACCTGCGCTTCCAGGCAGCGACCAGCCAGCTGGAAAAGCCGAGCCGCGTGAAGGAAGTCCGCAAGG
This genomic interval carries:
- the rplP gene encoding 50S ribosomal protein L16, translating into MLQPKKTKFRKAFKGRIKGEAKGGATLNFGSYGLKAMEPERITARQIEAARRAITRHIKRQGRLWIRIFPDVPVSSKPAEVRMGSGKGGLEYWAARVKPGRILFELDGVPGPLAAEAFERAAMKLPIKTKVVARLGDTSHLEG
- the rpmC gene encoding 50S ribosomal protein L29, whose product is MTKASDLRAKSDDQLTEELGNLKREAFNLRFQAATSQLEKPSRVKEVRKDIARIKTLQNERSRSAAK